A single genomic interval of Ischnura elegans chromosome 3, ioIscEleg1.1, whole genome shotgun sequence harbors:
- the LOC124155239 gene encoding uncharacterized protein LOC124155239 produces MALDALTDLCDGLGSWVQGITISVQDTHPSEPPSKMHLSATSFHPAVDFSAVDRIFIENVICEDFQSFKFPSKAISYVIYSKKDNELAYKGVYVNHAVEARICLHNCSLIPADVEISIGSCDDDCSIGCYYLNKDITEKKRALECFEVTPKFVKIPPCSDEWITISFSPCGTEASVETYMYVWLRQG; encoded by the exons atggcactggATGCATTGACGGACCTCTGTgatggactaggatcctgggtgcag GGAATCACAATATCAGTGCAAGACACCCACCCTTCAGAACCACCGAGCAAGATGCATCTGTCAGCCACATCCTTCCATCCTGCTGTAGATTTTTCTGCTGTGGATAGAATATTTATAGAGAATGTCATCTGCGAAGATTTCCAATCTTTCAAATTTCCATCCAAG GCAATTAGCTATGTTATTTATAGCAAGAAGGATAATGAACTTGCTTACAAAGGTGTTTATGTGAATCACGCAGTTGAAGCAAGAATATGCCTGCACAACTGCAGTCTAATACCAGCTGATGTTGAAATATCCATTGGATCATGTGATGATGATTGCAGTATTGGTTGTTATTATCTTAACA AGGACATAACTGAGAAGAAACGAGCATTGGAATGTTTTGAAGTTACACCCAAGTTTGTCAAAATTCCACCATGCTCTGATGAATGGATTACCATTTCATTTTCTCCTTGTGGAACTGAGGCAAGTGTAGAAACATACATGTATGTGTGGCTAAGACAAGGCTAG